The Branchiostoma lanceolatum isolate klBraLanc5 chromosome 1, klBraLanc5.hap2, whole genome shotgun sequence genomic sequence TGTTCCATTGCAAGGCCAGGCATGTGCATTTCGAGCAGATTTTAAGGAAGACGCGTCCACTGTTGGCAGAAAaacagtcatgttttttttttcacagtgaaatTCCCCACATCCTCAACTATCATACCATGACAATAGCGTAAGTTGCTATCTTCACGGACGCACCAACAACCGCTGCAGCCAGGGGTGTGATTTAGGGGTGACTATCATAGGCAGTGGAGATGTCTGTTGCATGAATAAATTGATAGCATATTTCTTTAGTTGAGATTGTAAAATCTCTACTTGTACATCAGTTACTAAGAAACGTTATTCATTTGGTAGTATGCCTCGTTACGATCGTGCTATACCCATATCGGCACAATTGGTATCGTCTCCGAGGCTTagacttttacattttcataaaagGTATTCCAGATATAGGGTAATTACTTAGTTGATATCGGttcaaatgtatatttcataccgtgaataatcattatcataaataGTTGTGAAaggatgaaagagaaaaatggcaagtaaatgaataaatgaaggtaaataataaaaacaaaatacccAGTAATGGTATAGTCCGGCTACTTTTCCCGCCACGCTCACCTCGCAAAGATCGTGACAGAAATTTCACCTACATTGCGACACATGCACACGACGCACGACTTCTGCTATAAACAGAGCGTCTGATACGATGGTAAGTATATTTTCTGCTCACTttagaaaaagatagaaatacGAATGACCTTCTTGTGCTACTTCtagataaaaaaaagttgcctacGTCTTTTCGACTGTGCCATCACTCTAAGAATTAGCTAACCTTTAAACGTTACATATATGTCCTAACAAGGTCATGTACTTGGTATTGTCACTCAAAAGCTATTAATTTGGTTTACAGAATCTCACGTTGGCGACGTTTCATTACACGGCCAGTGCCGCTAAGGTGATGGAATGTGAAGACCCCCCCgcaatgaaattcaaaatgtaccATCGTCCAGGGGCGCCCTTTGCTGGCATCATGGCGTACGCCATTATGGACGACACATGGGTCGAGGTGGGCTGGGTGcccgagaagaagaaggaggaggtgtTGAAGATGTGTGGCGGGAGGCCTGAGCGGCTGATCGTGACCCTGAAGGAGGCCTACGTGAAGCGCGGCTATTCCGTCATTAAAGTAGAGGCCGTTTTGGCAGAGGACTAGTTTACTCAATTAATCGCGTTTAcctaaaataaaaaattaacCAATTTTGTTATCTGACAAGTCGATTGTGgttgtcatgtttttatattgtagCTAACATTTTGGCGTGACgatacaacaaaaaacaacccaTACATGGGCGTCAAATTAACCCATGTTAACAAAATAATAGCTATGGCTTAACAGACATTTGGaatgatcaaacgtaatttacggatataataatataatataatgatgGATACACTCGCCCGTCAAGAAGAGGGGGCGTTGTGGCTTTTTACGTGAAAAACTCTGTAACAGCAAAACCATTACAGAACATGATAGTTCCCGAGGAGCTAGAGTGTTTATGGGTATCCATCTGACTAATATATCAGCTAATATCAATGCTTACTTGGCAACTAGGAATGAACTTGGTtgggaaacactgtcagacagaagacaccttcatagattatgtttgttctataaaattgtaaatggtCAAACCCGAAACTACCTGTCTCAACTAGCACCCACACCTATCCTCTCATCATGTTCATACGAATTGCGTAATaggatgaacttaaaacctctaaattattcaacaaatcGTTTTGCCAGGTCCTTTGTTCCGTACTCGACGCACCACTGGAACAACCTCGATTTGTCAACTCGCTCTTTAAACTTCGAATTCTAAATTGGAGAGCTGCTTGTTTCGTATTGTTGCAGCCATGTTGGGGCACGtcgctgtctggacagtgtctGTAAACAAATTACAAGGGATATTCAGGTTATCTGTACACTCATAGAACACAACGAACACCATAACATATGAAAAAGACGACGAAATATTCAGTTGTACAccatttttttcagtcaaaacgTCATTTCTGCTAGCATGCTCCAACTCTTAAATCAGGTTGCGTCTAAATCACGTTGCCAAAGTGACGCTACCTACCACTGTAGGACTGGATGAGGCATCGGTCGGCTGCCGCTGGTTCTCCTTATCCCCTTCTTCATCATGTCGCTTCTTCTTAGATGCCTGCAGCTTTTCCTGTCTTTTTCGCTTTCTCGCTTCCATCTCTTCCAACTTCTTCTGCGCCTCAATTTTCCTCTCTTCCTTCTTTCGacttttttccatttctttttgaCGTTTTTCTTCACGCTTCTGGGTGAGCTCAGCCTTTCGCTTCTCCTTGCgttcttccttctccttcttttcCGCTTCTTTCTTTCTAATTTCATCCATTACTTCATTGTGTGTTAGAACTCTACCAATGAGCCGTTTGCGCGTATTGCGCGTAGAGGATTGTGGTGTTGAGATGGGCAGGAGCAGGTCCTGTAATGCTGGTGGAACAATGCGTTTAATCAGAGGGCTGTGAATTGGATGGCAAATAGTGCAGGGTGCATGGCAGACCTGACAGGACGCAGTAGAGCAGGAAGGCGTCTGTAGTGACGTAGAAGGGGAAGGCGCCTGTAGTGATGTGGAAGTGGAAGGCGTCTGTAGTGATGTGGAAGTGGAAGGCGTCTGTAGTGAGTCTAGGGACGTAGCAGCGGAAGACGGCACTTGTACAATCTCTTCTCCAGACTCTTTCGTTGACATCCTTACCCAGCGATCGTCGATGGCATCATCATTCAGAGGAAAGATTCCCGTTTTCTTGAACGAATTTTTGATAAGGGATGGAGATATTGTGGTATCATATACATTACTGAAAATCTTCGCAAAGTTCCTTTTCGTCACTTGGAAATGCGGATTGGCCGCTTGCATTACCTCAAGGGTTTGGGCCCATTTCGTCTTTAATGGTGAAAAAATGGCAACATCTAGCGGCTGCAAGAAATGGGTTGTGTGGGGTGGCAACCCAAGGATAATGATGTTGTTGCTGACAGCCGCCTCCAAGACCTTGAGTGTGAAGTGGCTGTAGTGCTGGTCAACAATTAGTACGACAGGACGATCCTTGTGTGCATGGTGAACAAACGACTGAGTGAACCACTTTTCAAATAGCACGTCGTCAACAAATCCCGACTCGGAATAGGCATAGATGGCATTTGCAGGTCCCCCCTctgtgtaggagcccccgggaAAACTCTTGTTGAATATGATCATTGGAGGGACTGTTTGACCTGCAGCGGACACACAGATGAGGGCGGACACGTGGTCCCGACTCCCTCCTCGTCGTGAAGGCGACCTTTTCGCCCAGCGTGGCACTATCACTTTCGATACTTTGGCGGATAGGTCAACCCCCGTTTCATCGGCATTGTAAATGACATGGGGATTTCTATCTTTAGCATTTGCTTCGGTCAAGACATCCTCCAAGAGCATGAAGTAATCAATCACAACCTTCTGGGTTGCGAACATGGCCCGCTCTTTATCTAGCTGGTCGGGTGACCGTAGGCTTAGGTCAGGATGTCGACGCCTGAATCCCCGCCACCATTTCTTTCCTGGCCCCGTCTCCTTGAACTTCGAACTTGAACCCCTtgcttttgcttgttttatttcgATTTGATGTGCTAACGCTTTAATCACTCTTACTGTCAGAGGGAATCCCCTGTCAGCCAAATATTTGGCGTATTCGCAAAGGGCTGTCTCTTCCTCCTCAGTAAGGACAGACGGCCTGCCCATGACTTCTCCAGAACGGCCGTTTAACCTATCGTTTAACGTCGATATTGGTATTCCATACGTCTTCGACAGTCCGTAGACAGTGACTTTATCCTGGCCAATTTTAGCGGCTGACAGGGCAGCCTCCATGTCGGTATATGAGTAACTGCGTTGTTTCTTTTTGGCCCCGGATGCCATCTAGTAACAATGAGATTAGAAATATTGATTGTAAACGACACAGCAGTGATTTATTTTTAGCcgccccacccccccccccccccccacacacacacacctcaaatgtcaaacagaGAACACTCAATTTGTTTAATATCGTGTGTAATATGCAATGAAAAACGATGTCACCAACTCCAATCATATTGTTACCTACTTATTAAACCAAAATTAGCGCTTGATTGTTTTAACCTTGTGGTGTTCGAATTCAATCCAGGCATTCGATTGTATATAAATTGATGCATAGCGTGTTTTGGAATCTTCACGTTCAACAATCGTATCTTTAGTTGTCAAAGTTCAACTTATATACACTAAAACGTCAAATAGATACCCCAGTAACATTTACTTACCGCGACTTCATGCGGAAGAGCGCTAAACTGCAATCTGAAGCATGTGTGGTGAGGGAAGTGAGGGACGTGTTGGGTTGCGTTCGATGATCACATGACTTCGAATCACGTGACTGGTAAAGATGGCGGAGGAGTGCCAGTGTACGCACGTTACGTGACATTAAGCCTAGATTATACCAAGTTCAAAGACACAGGCAGGACACAGGTGTGTTTTTTGACAAGTTTAATAAACGAGCTTCATACATGTGGTGGTATTCTTCCACATTCCGCATCTTAAACTAAATGATTTAACATTTTTGAAGGCCATGTTCTCGAGAAGTTCTCTCGTCAACCACCGAGAGTAGCGtcaaattcatacaaatatttcaatcgTTAGCTGTTTGAGCTATCAACCTCGACACACTTTTTgaccttgtattttttttacacagaggCATAGTCCATAACTACCTATCATCATCATGTGCATGCACCCGTGCACAACATAGTAATAATAAGATTTAAAAACATATCGGACTTAGGGTACTACCGGACTTCGGCACCCGCCCGTTAACAAATGGCAGTTCGTGGTTTGTagggaatgaatgaaattaCGTGAGTATGAGACAGTGTATGAAAAGTAGTGGAATGTGGTGTTTTGAACATACTCTAAGTCAACTGTTTTTTTTAGCTTGATGATATCTTCTTTATTTTGAGAAGATACATGTCTGACACAAtgccgtttgtttgtttcgttgcTACATGTTTTACCGAATCGCACTAACCTGTGTTCTATCGGCATTAGGTGTAGCTATGTTGCCAAGGAAACCGGGGTCACGTGGCATGCAGAGGGACGAGTCGTTCGACTTCGACTCCCGGGCCGGCATCAAGAACCACATAGAAGACAGACTCCTCAAGACCAGGCTGGGTCATCTAAGACGAGAGCAGCAAATACGCTTCAATGTCTTGACTCATGAGACAAACAAAGTCCGTCAGCTACTGAGACGGATGCCTCCTCCACTCAGCTTGTCTAGGAGTGGCCTGCATCCGGGACCTCCGcgccatgttgatgatgaagGTGTACCTCCCCACGGAGGTAAAGACAACAGTGATTTGCCACAAACCACGAGACCCAGTATGGCATGGACACAAACTAAATCTAGTGGTAATGGTACAGAAACATTATCACGATATCAAAGCACACCTATTGCCACTGAGAGGACGTTGCAGAAGAATAATGGCAGACATACCCATCATGCTTTGGGCGGAGGGATGATGGAGAACCAGCACTCGGATGCATCAGATAGGCGAAGGTGCAGTAGCATAAAAAACGGATGGCTTGTCCGAGTTCAGACACACCTAGACGACGCTACACATAGCAGAGAAAGCATTGACCTCTCACAGGGCAACCGTAGAAGGGCCAGAACGTGTGTTCCACTGATTAGGACGTCAGTGGAAGGCGAGAACAGTTTCAGACAACGGTCCAGAAGTAACACCATGCCGTTAGATAGAGCTGGACACCGCACCCCAGGATCTCTGACGATGTCTCGCTGTCTTACGAAGAACATGCAGCAGAACACAAGACGTTGTCGGTCATTCCAAGTTCTGAGGACTGTGCAGATGTCCCAGCAGTCGGCTGTGGACAGGACTTGGCCGGTACGGGAAGAGATTAGCACCAGATTGCTGAAGAGTAGAAAATGGTGGAATGTACAAGAGGTTATTAAGCAAAAAGTACAGACCTTTCTCACGAAAGATCTACCTCCGTCCGGAGTGCATTGGGCAGACATGTCTGATAGTTCGGACGATGACGGCGATGACGAATTGCAGTAGTCGGTATTGAAGGTGGCTTGCGTGTAtgcagcgacatctagcgaaATCCATAGAAATGTCAGTTGGCATGTCGATGTAATTTCTTTGACCGCTTTTAACACCGatgcttcatcatcatcatctggtcgtgatgATACCACAGGTGCTCATGGCCCTTCTTCTCCATCCGTCCCTATCCTCCATATCGTACTGGGCAGGTCCTCCAAATCTAAATTCGCATGCTGACACAGTTGATGAATGCAGGTAGTGCATAGTTTACCAACACATGCATGTCCGTGTTGATGCTTGATGCACTGTAAAGTTACACAACCTGATTGTAATAAATTATAATTATAACCTTCAGCGAATATAAGCCAAATGTTCCCGACCTTATTGTTTGTCGCTTtttgtcagtcag encodes the following:
- the LOC136432508 gene encoding uncharacterized protein isoform X1, whose translation is MVGVAMLPRKPGSRGMQRDESFDFDSRAGIKNHIEDRLLKTRLGHLRREQQIRFNVLTHETNKVRQLLRRMPPPLSLSRSGLHPGPPRHVDDEGVPPHGGKDNSDLPQTTRPSMAWTQTKSSGNGTETLSRYQSTPIATERTLQKNNGRHTHHALGGGMMENQHSDASDRRRCSSIKNGWLVRVQTHLDDATHSRESIDLSQGNRRRARTCVPLIRTSVEGENSFRQRSRSNTMPLDRAGHRTPGSLTMSRCLTKNMQQNTRRCRSFQVLRTVQMSQQSAVDRTWPVREEISTRLLKSRKWWNVQEVIKQKVQTFLTKDLPPSGVHWADMSDSSDDDGDDELQ
- the LOC136432508 gene encoding uncharacterized protein isoform X2, producing MLPRKPGSRGMQRDESFDFDSRAGIKNHIEDRLLKTRLGHLRREQQIRFNVLTHETNKVRQLLRRMPPPLSLSRSGLHPGPPRHVDDEGVPPHGGKDNSDLPQTTRPSMAWTQTKSSGNGTETLSRYQSTPIATERTLQKNNGRHTHHALGGGMMENQHSDASDRRRCSSIKNGWLVRVQTHLDDATHSRESIDLSQGNRRRARTCVPLIRTSVEGENSFRQRSRSNTMPLDRAGHRTPGSLTMSRCLTKNMQQNTRRCRSFQVLRTVQMSQQSAVDRTWPVREEISTRLLKSRKWWNVQEVIKQKVQTFLTKDLPPSGVHWADMSDSSDDDGDDELQ
- the LOC136432505 gene encoding uncharacterized protein; its protein translation is MASGAKKKQRSYSYTDMEAALSAAKIGQDKVTVYGLSKTYGIPISTLNDRLNGRSGEVMGRPSVLTEEEETALCEYAKYLADRGFPLTVRVIKALAHQIEIKQAKARGSSSKFKETGPGKKWWRGFRRRHPDLSLRSPDQLDKERAMFATQKVVIDYFMLLEDVLTEANAKDRNPHVIYNADETGVDLSAKVSKVIVPRWAKRSPSRRGGSRDHVSALICVSAAGQTVPPMIIFNKSFPGGSYTEGGPANAIYAYSESGFVDDVLFEKWFTQSFVHHAHKDRPVVLIVDQHYSHFTLKVLEAAVSNNIIILGLPPHTTHFLQPLDVAIFSPLKTKWAQTLEVMQAANPHFQVTKRNFAKIFSNVYDTTISPSLIKNSFKKTGIFPLNDDAIDDRWVRMSTKESGEEIVQVPSSAATSLDSLQTPSTSTSLQTPSTSTSLQAPSPSTSLQTPSCSTASCQVCHAPCTICHPIHSPLIKRIVPPALQDLLLPISTPQSSTRNTRKRLIGRVLTHNEVMDEIRKKEAEKKEKEERKEKRKAELTQKREEKRQKEMEKSRKKEERKIEAQKKLEEMEARKRKRQEKLQASKKKRHDEEGDKENQRQPTDASSSPTVTLSRQRRAPTWLQQYETSSSPI